One Peromyscus leucopus breed LL Stock chromosome 20, UCI_PerLeu_2.1, whole genome shotgun sequence genomic region harbors:
- the Krt18 gene encoding keratin, type I cytoskeletal 18, giving the protein MSFTTRSTTFSTNYRSQGSVRTPSQRVRPASSAASVYAGAGGSGSRISVSRASSVWGGSMGSAGLVGMGGIQTEKETMQELNDRLASYLDRVKSLETENRRLESKIREHLEKKGSQGVRDWGHYFKIIEDLRAQIFANSVDNARIVLQIDNARLAADDFRVKYETELAMRQSVENDIHGLRKVVDDTNITRLQLETEIEALKEELLFMKKNHEEEVKGLEAQIASSGLTVEVDAPKSQDLSKIMADIRAQYEELAQKNREELDKYWSQQIEESTTVVTTQSAEIRDAETTLTDLRRTFQALEIDLEAMKNQKISLENSLRDVEARYSMQMEQLNAVLLHLESELAQTRAEGQRQTQEYEALLNIKVKLEAEIATYRRLLEDGEDFSLNDALDSSNSLQTVQRTTTRKVVDGKVVSETNDTRVLRH; this is encoded by the exons ATGAGCTTCACCACCCGCTCCACCACCTTTTCCACCAACTACCGGTCCCAGGGCTCTGTGCGGACGCCCAGCCAGCGGGTCCGTCCTGCCAGCAGCGCGGCCAGCGTCTATGCAGGTGCTGGGGGCTCCGGTTCCCGGATCTCCGTGTCCCGCGCCTCAAGCGTCTGGGGTGGCTCCATGGGGTCTGCAGGCCTGGTTGGAATGGGTGGCATCCAGACCGAGAAGGAGACCATGCAAGAGCTGAACGACCGCCTGGCCAGCTACCTGGACAGGGTGAAGAGCCTGGAGACCGAGAATAGGAGACTGGAGAGCAAAATCCGGGAACATCTGGAGAAGAAGGGGTCCCAGGGCGTCAGAGACTGGGGACACTATTTCAAGATCATCGAGGACCTGAGGGCTCAG ATCTTTGCAAATTCTGTGGACAATGCCCGCATCGTCCTGCAGATCGACAATGCTCGTCTTGCTGCTGATGACTTCAGAGTCAA GTATGAGACAGAACTGGCCATGCGCCAGTCTGTGGAGAACGACATCCATGGGCTCCGCAAGGTAGTGGATGACACCAACATCACCAGGCTTCAGCTGGAGACAGAAATTGAAGCCCTCAAGGAGGAACTGCTGTTCATGAAGAAGAACCACGAGGAG GAAGTCAAAGGACTGGAAGCCCAGATTGCCAGTTCCGGATTGACCGTGGAGGTGGATGCCCCCAAATCTCAGGACCTCAGCAAGATCATGGCGGACATTCGGGCCCAGTATGAGGAGCTGGCTCAGAAGAACCGTGAGGAGCTGGACAAGTACTGGTCCCAGCAG ATTGAGGAGAGCACCACGGTAGTCACCACCCAGTCTGCTGAAATCAGAGATGCCGAGACCACACTCACGGACCTGAGGCGCACCTTCCAGGCCTTGGAGATTGACCTGGAAGCCATGAAAAATCAG AAGATCAGCTTGGAGAACAGCCTTAGGGATGTGGAGGCCCGATACAGCATGCAGATGGAGCAGCTCAATGCGGTCCTTCTGCACCTGGAGTCAGAGCTGGCCCAAACCCGGGCAGAGGGGCAGCGCCAGACCCAGGAGTATGAAGCCCTGCTGAACATCAAGGTCAAGCTTGAGGCTGAGATTGCCACCTACCGCCGCTTGCTGGAAGATGGGGAAGACTTCAG TCTCAACGATGCCCTGGACTCCAGTAACTCCTTGCAGACTGTCCAGAGGACAACCACCCGCAAGGTCGTGGATGGGAAAGTGGTGTCCGAGACCAACGACACCAGAGTTCTGAGGCACTGA